From a single Mytilus edulis unplaced genomic scaffold, xbMytEdul2.2 SCAFFOLD_613, whole genome shotgun sequence genomic region:
- the LOC139504874 gene encoding neuronal acetylcholine receptor subunit beta-4-like encodes MKDQILTTSVGMKISWSDEFLTWNSSLYEGINRISVPLSKIWNPDVNLINYTDNPNIFVDEKKRVNIDSDGLVEWQNDLILKTYCLVDTQRYPFETETCKLNFAAQHLQNEEQ; translated from the coding sequence ATGAAGGATCAAATCCTTACCACATCAGTTGGTATGAAAATTTCATGGTCTGATGAATTTTTGACGTGGAATAGCAGTTTGTATGAGGGAATAAACAGAATATCAGTCCCATTATCAAAGATATGGAATCCAGATGTGAACCTGATTAATTATACAGACAATCCAAATATTTTTGTAGACGAGAAAAAACGTGTTAATATCGACAGTGATGGACTAGTGGAATGGCAGAATGATTTGATATTAAAAACCTATTGTCTGGTAGATACACAAAGGTATCCATTTGAGACAGAAACCTGCAAATTAAATTTTGCTGCT